Proteins found in one Sphingobacteriales bacterium genomic segment:
- a CDS encoding ribonucleoside-diphosphate reductase subunit alpha: MYVIKRNGSREAVKFDKITARIVKLCYGLDTKYIEPFDIAKRVIQGLYDGVSTTELDNLAAETAASLATQHPDYSILAARIAVSNLHKNTLKSFSATIRELYEYRDPKTDERAGLISEKTYQIIRRHAAELDSAIIYDRDYHFDYFGFKTLERSYLLRLHGKTVERPQHLFMRVAVGIHGEDIAAALETYELMSERWFIHATPTLFNAGTPKPQLSSCFLLSMQDDSIEGIFNTLSQCAKISQSAGGIGVSVHNIRAKGSYIKGTGGHSNGLVPMLRVFNDTARYVDQGGNKRKGAFAIYVEPWHSDIFDFLEMKKNHGKEEMRARDLFYALWIPDLFMKRVEANADWSLFCPNEAPNLYDCYGEAFERLYEQYEAEGKARKVVKAQELWFKILDSQIETGTPYMLYKDAANQKSNQKNLGTIRSSNLCTEIIEYTSPEEVAVCNLGSIALPRFVNEGVFDHQKLFEITKVLTRNLNRIIDINYYPVAEAKHSNLRHRPIGIGVQGLADAFILLRLPFESAEAQQLNREIFETIYFAALTASNELAQQHGAYESFAGSPASEGILQYDMWGAEPSARWDWTTLKANIKASGLYNSLLLAPMPTASTSQILGNNECFEPYTSNIYTRRVLSGEFIVVNKHLLKDLIALGMWNDDLRTALIANNGSVQSIEGLPQSIKDLYKTAWEISQKTILDMAAERGVFICQSQSMNVFMQDVNYKKLTSMHFHAWKIGLKTGMYYLRTRPSAEPIKFTLDAEYLKKQRDLTKNNGVKVAAVSKVMAEEETITAFANKESSFYEISEDEREQVKACSLDDPDCLSCSA; encoded by the coding sequence ATGTACGTTATCAAAAGAAACGGTAGCCGCGAAGCCGTCAAATTCGACAAAATTACTGCTCGTATTGTAAAACTCTGCTATGGCTTAGATACAAAATACATAGAGCCTTTCGACATCGCCAAGCGCGTTATTCAGGGCTTGTACGATGGCGTAAGTACGACAGAACTCGACAATCTGGCTGCGGAAACTGCTGCTTCGCTGGCTACTCAGCACCCCGACTACTCTATTTTGGCGGCGCGTATTGCGGTGAGCAATTTGCACAAAAACACGCTTAAATCATTTAGTGCTACCATACGCGAGCTTTATGAATATCGCGATCCCAAAACCGATGAAAGAGCCGGCTTGATTTCTGAAAAAACCTACCAGATTATACGCCGCCACGCCGCCGAATTGGATTCTGCCATTATTTACGACCGCGATTATCATTTTGATTATTTCGGTTTTAAAACCTTGGAACGCTCTTATTTGCTGCGCCTGCACGGTAAAACGGTAGAGCGTCCGCAGCACTTGTTTATGCGTGTGGCAGTAGGTATTCATGGTGAAGATATCGCCGCCGCTTTGGAAACCTACGAACTGATGAGCGAGCGTTGGTTTATTCATGCCACTCCTACGCTTTTCAATGCAGGCACGCCGAAGCCGCAATTATCTTCGTGTTTTTTGCTCAGTATGCAAGATGATTCTATCGAAGGTATTTTTAATACTTTATCACAATGTGCCAAAATATCGCAAAGTGCGGGCGGTATCGGCGTGAGCGTGCATAATATACGCGCAAAAGGTAGCTATATCAAAGGTACGGGTGGTCATTCTAACGGCTTAGTGCCGATGTTGCGCGTATTTAACGATACTGCCCGCTATGTGGATCAGGGCGGCAACAAACGCAAAGGTGCTTTTGCCATTTATGTAGAGCCTTGGCACAGCGATATTTTTGATTTTTTGGAAATGAAAAAAAATCACGGTAAAGAAGAAATGCGTGCCCGCGATTTGTTTTATGCCCTTTGGATTCCCGACCTGTTTATGAAGCGTGTAGAAGCCAACGCCGACTGGTCTTTGTTTTGTCCGAATGAAGCTCCCAATTTATACGATTGCTACGGCGAAGCATTTGAACGCCTCTACGAACAATATGAAGCCGAAGGCAAAGCCCGAAAAGTGGTAAAAGCACAGGAATTATGGTTTAAAATATTGGATTCGCAGATAGAAACAGGCACACCTTATATGTTGTATAAAGATGCTGCTAACCAAAAATCCAACCAAAAGAATTTGGGTACTATCCGAAGTTCCAATTTATGCACGGAAATTATTGAATACACTTCGCCCGAAGAAGTTGCTGTGTGTAATTTGGGTTCTATTGCATTGCCGCGCTTTGTGAACGAGGGTGTGTTTGATCATCAAAAATTATTTGAAATTACAAAAGTTCTCACGCGCAACCTCAATCGTATCATCGATATCAATTACTATCCGGTTGCCGAAGCCAAACATTCCAACTTACGCCACCGCCCTATTGGTATTGGTGTGCAGGGTTTGGCTGATGCTTTTATTTTGCTGCGTTTGCCTTTTGAAAGTGCCGAAGCCCAGCAGCTCAACCGCGAAATTTTTGAAACGATTTATTTTGCTGCGCTCACCGCCTCCAACGAACTGGCGCAACAGCACGGAGCTTATGAGTCTTTTGCAGGCTCACCCGCCAGCGAGGGCATTTTGCAATATGATATGTGGGGCGCAGAGCCTTCGGCGCGTTGGGATTGGACTACACTCAAAGCCAATATCAAAGCAAGCGGTTTGTACAACAGCCTTTTGTTGGCACCGATGCCCACAGCATCTACTTCTCAGATTTTAGGCAACAACGAATGTTTTGAACCTTATACCTCCAATATTTACACGCGCCGCGTATTGTCGGGCGAATTTATTGTGGTGAATAAACACTTACTCAAAGACCTCATTGCTTTGGGTATGTGGAATGATGATTTGCGCACGGCACTCATCGCCAACAACGGCTCGGTACAATCCATAGAAGGGCTGCCGCAATCTATCAAAGATTTGTACAAAACAGCTTGGGAAATCAGCCAAAAAACAATTTTGGATATGGCTGCGGAGCGCGGTGTTTTTATTTGCCAAAGCCAAAGTATGAATGTGTTTATGCAAGATGTGAATTATAAAAAATTGACTTCTATGCACTTTCATGCGTGGAAAATCGGCTTGAAAACGGGCATGTATTATTTGCGCACGCGCCCCAGTGCCGAGCCTATCAAATTTACTTTAGATGCTGAATATTTGAAAAAACAACGCGATTTGACGAAGAACAACGGTGTGAAAGTAGCAGCTGTATCAAAAGTGATGGCAGAGGAAGAAACAATAACTGCTTTTGCAAATAAAGAATCTTCTTTTTATGAAATTTCGGAAGATGAGCGTGAGCAAGTAAAAGCCTGTTCTTTAGACGATCCCGATTGTTTGAGTTGCAGTGCTTAA
- a CDS encoding RNA-binding S4 domain-containing protein translates to MAEANKIRIDKWLWAVRVFKTRTLATEACDAGKIKINGNSVKPSYQLKIGETVHIRRSPQMMLIYKVVGLIEKRVSAELAAPHYEDISPPPPPVLDSAFVALPNAYRKRGEGRPTKRDRRQIDRLNDDLSE, encoded by the coding sequence ATGGCAGAAGCGAATAAAATACGAATTGATAAATGGTTGTGGGCGGTGCGTGTTTTTAAAACTCGTACCCTCGCCACTGAAGCCTGCGATGCCGGAAAAATAAAAATCAACGGCAATAGTGTAAAGCCTTCTTATCAGTTAAAAATAGGAGAAACGGTTCATATTCGTAGGTCGCCGCAAATGATGCTCATTTATAAAGTAGTCGGGCTGATTGAAAAAAGAGTATCGGCGGAGTTGGCTGCTCCTCATTACGAAGATATTTCGCCACCGCCGCCACCTGTGTTGGATTCTGCTTTTGTAGCACTCCCCAACGCTTACCGCAAGCGCGGCGAAGGGCGACCCACCAAGCGCGACCGCCGACAAATTGACCGCCTCAATGATGATTTATCGGAATAA
- a CDS encoding MFS transporter: MNRQPLNQSSVLNAWAMYDWANSVFALTIRTAIFPIYYQAVTKAAALAKGATQAPYYVEIAGMRFDNSVVFSYNTSLAFLIVVLLAPVLSGIADYGGLKKRLLQLHCWVGALACMGLYFFTQNTIHLGLLLLLISTVAWNGSLVFYNAFLPEIATPDRYDELSAKGFALGYVGSVLLLIINLAVIQMPEVFFDVAAKAQALLHENPALTADSAAQAATAYYQSYASRLAFLTVGVWWLVFSLIPFYYLPKEHKKGKIESHILWNGFRELKKVWNEVRHNTILYRYLWAFFWSSVGLQTTMNLASLFGAKELHLPDAQLIMVLLIIQLVAIAGAYIFAKAAQHWGNVGVLLPALFLWIVVCWSAYFVTTAAQFYVLAMVVGLIMGGTQSLMRSTYAKLIPQHTHNYASYFSFYDVAEKLSVVIGAFVFGFFDQITGSMRNSALALSVFFIAGCWIMFTLPKRLQTH, translated from the coding sequence ATGAATCGGCAACCCCTCAACCAAAGTAGCGTGCTCAATGCTTGGGCGATGTACGACTGGGCAAACTCTGTATTTGCGCTCACCATTCGCACCGCCATTTTTCCTATCTATTATCAGGCTGTCACCAAAGCCGCTGCCCTTGCCAAAGGAGCAACACAAGCTCCCTATTATGTAGAAATCGCCGGTATGCGCTTTGATAATTCGGTGGTTTTTTCGTACAACACTTCATTGGCGTTTTTGATAGTGGTATTGCTTGCTCCGGTGTTGTCGGGTATTGCCGATTACGGCGGCTTAAAAAAACGTCTGCTCCAACTGCATTGCTGGGTAGGAGCTTTGGCGTGTATGGGATTGTATTTTTTTACGCAGAATACTATTCATTTAGGGCTGCTTTTGTTGCTTATTTCCACAGTGGCTTGGAATGGGAGTTTAGTGTTTTATAATGCTTTTTTGCCCGAAATTGCCACACCCGACCGCTACGACGAACTCAGTGCCAAAGGTTTTGCACTCGGCTATGTGGGTAGTGTGTTGTTGTTGATTATCAATTTGGCAGTAATTCAAATGCCGGAGGTGTTTTTTGATGTAGCCGCCAAAGCACAGGCATTGCTGCACGAAAATCCCGCCTTGACCGCCGATTCTGCTGCACAGGCGGCAACAGCTTACTACCAAAGCTACGCTTCGCGGCTGGCATTTTTGACGGTGGGGGTGTGGTGGCTTGTTTTTTCCCTCATACCTTTTTATTATTTGCCCAAAGAACACAAAAAAGGAAAAATTGAGTCGCATATTTTGTGGAATGGTTTTCGGGAGCTGAAAAAGGTTTGGAACGAAGTGCGCCACAATACAATTTTATACCGCTATTTGTGGGCGTTTTTTTGGTCGAGCGTGGGTTTGCAAACTACGATGAATCTGGCGAGTTTGTTTGGAGCCAAAGAGCTGCACCTGCCCGATGCACAATTGATTATGGTGTTGCTCATTATTCAGTTGGTGGCAATAGCAGGGGCTTATATTTTTGCCAAAGCCGCTCAACACTGGGGTAATGTGGGGGTGCTGCTGCCGGCACTTTTTTTGTGGATAGTGGTATGCTGGTCGGCGTATTTTGTTACCACAGCCGCACAATTTTATGTATTGGCGATGGTAGTGGGGCTTATTATGGGCGGCACACAATCGTTGATGCGTTCCACTTATGCCAAACTCATTCCGCAGCATACCCACAACTACGCTTCTTATTTTTCCTTTTATGATGTAGCCGAAAAACTGTCGGTAGTGATTGGAGCTTTTGTATTCGGTTTTTTTGACCAAATTACCGGCTCGATGCGCAATTCGGCATTGGCACTTTCTGTTTTTTTTATTGCAGGCTGTTGGATAATGTTTACTTTGCCCAAACGCTTACAAACACATTAG
- a CDS encoding redoxin domain-containing protein, which produces MFICLAQVAVNAQATLPDFKFQDLKGKVIGKSQVPYQQYLTVVYFDPTCEHCIELTEQIVKNIAKFKKTHLLWVSIADAEPIAEFQRTYFPNVKNMTFVRDAKMKVYDYFENLDDTPTFVVFDKNGKRISTLTLPKVEQLYTLYK; this is translated from the coding sequence TTGTTTATATGCTTGGCGCAGGTAGCAGTAAATGCTCAGGCTACTTTGCCCGATTTTAAATTTCAGGATTTGAAAGGAAAGGTAATAGGAAAATCACAAGTGCCGTATCAGCAATATTTAACGGTGGTATATTTTGACCCTACCTGTGAGCATTGCATTGAACTGACGGAGCAAATTGTGAAAAATATTGCCAAATTCAAAAAAACGCACCTGCTGTGGGTATCCATCGCCGATGCCGAACCAATTGCGGAGTTTCAACGCACTTATTTTCCAAATGTAAAAAATATGACTTTTGTGCGCGATGCTAAAATGAAGGTATATGATTATTTTGAAAATTTAGATGATACGCCCACTTTCGTAGTGTTTGATAAAAACGGAAAACGTATTTCTACATTGACTTTACCTAAAGTGGAACAATTATATACTTTGTATAAATAA
- the mtaB gene encoding tRNA (N(6)-L-threonylcarbamoyladenosine(37)-C(2))-methylthiotransferase MtaB — MNHTKVALYTLGCKLNYAETSAIGRRLEAEGYETVDFEDTADVYVINTCSVTENADKKCRDIIRRALRRSPAAKVAVVGCYAQLQPREIAAIEGVDLVLGAAEKFKLAQHLQPILHSPKAAVGEWVSCAIDEVDTFESSYSAGERTRAFLKVQDGCDYSCSFCTIPLARGSSRSDRIANIVQSAEEIATLGIKEIVLTGVNIGDFGKSAAIGGREERFLELIQTLDKVEGIERFRISSIEPNLLSNDIIQFVAASQRFVPHFHIPLQSGNNRLLGLMRRRYRRELYAERVAAIKNALPQACIGVDVIVGFPSESEDDFLDTYHFLHHLDISYLHVFTYSEREQTKALDLSPVVPMQERYRRNKMLRILSEKKRHFFYEQHIGKSYTVLWEHEMQEDGTMQGFTENYIKVSAPYQAACVNTLQRVQLAHWQDDGTIAAILV, encoded by the coding sequence ATGAATCATACAAAAGTTGCTTTATATACGTTGGGTTGCAAGCTCAATTATGCGGAAACATCAGCCATTGGCAGACGTTTGGAAGCGGAAGGGTACGAAACGGTTGATTTTGAAGATACAGCCGATGTGTATGTAATTAATACCTGCTCCGTGACCGAAAATGCCGACAAAAAATGCCGTGATATTATCAGACGCGCTTTGCGCCGTAGTCCTGCCGCAAAAGTAGCAGTGGTGGGTTGTTATGCGCAGTTGCAGCCCCGCGAAATTGCCGCTATTGAGGGTGTGGATTTGGTGTTGGGAGCAGCAGAAAAATTTAAGTTGGCACAGCATTTACAACCCATTTTACACAGTCCCAAAGCAGCTGTCGGCGAGTGGGTGTCTTGTGCCATTGATGAAGTAGATACTTTTGAAAGTTCCTATTCGGCAGGAGAGCGCACGCGAGCCTTTTTGAAGGTGCAGGACGGCTGCGATTATTCCTGTTCTTTTTGTACTATACCCTTGGCGCGGGGCAGCAGCCGCAGCGACCGTATTGCAAATATTGTGCAGTCGGCGGAAGAAATAGCAACTTTGGGTATCAAAGAAATTGTGCTGACAGGCGTGAATATCGGCGATTTTGGTAAGTCGGCAGCCATAGGTGGGCGCGAAGAGCGTTTTTTGGAGCTGATACAAACCTTGGACAAAGTGGAGGGCATTGAACGTTTCCGAATTTCGTCTATTGAGCCGAATTTGTTGAGCAACGATATTATTCAGTTTGTTGCCGCTTCGCAGCGATTTGTTCCGCATTTTCATATACCACTCCAATCGGGTAACAACCGCCTCTTGGGGCTGATGCGCCGCCGCTATCGCCGCGAGTTGTATGCCGAGCGCGTAGCGGCTATCAAAAATGCCCTTCCGCAAGCCTGTATCGGTGTAGATGTAATTGTGGGATTCCCGAGCGAAAGCGAAGATGATTTTTTGGATACTTACCATTTTCTTCACCATTTGGATATTTCGTATTTGCATGTGTTCACCTACTCCGAGCGCGAGCAAACCAAAGCCTTAGACCTCAGCCCCGTTGTGCCGATGCAGGAACGCTACCGCCGCAATAAAATGCTGCGGATTTTGTCGGAGAAAAAACGCCACTTTTTTTATGAGCAACACATTGGCAAGAGCTATACTGTATTGTGGGAACACGAAATGCAGGAAGACGGCACGATGCAGGGATTTACGGAAAATTATATAAAAGTGAGTGCGCCCTATCAGGCGGCTTGTGTCAATACTTTGCAGCGCGTACAACTCGCGCATTGGCAAGATGACGGCACAATAGCGGCAATTTTGGTGTAG
- the ung gene encoding uracil-DNA glycosylase, whose translation MKQQIKLEPSWLKVLQAEFEQPYFFAIKQFLLQEKQAEHTVYPQGKLIFNAFEQTSFEKVKVVILGQDPYHGAGQAHGLSFSVPLGVPPPPSLVNIFKEIKQDTGIEPPTNGNLEAWARQGVFLLNAILTVRANTAASHQHIGWQDFTDAVIRRLSEQREGIVFMLWGKFAQNKKSLIDASKHYILQAAHPSPLSALSGFFGCKHFSKCNELLQAAGKNPIDWHL comes from the coding sequence ATTAAACAGCAAATTAAATTAGAACCCTCGTGGCTGAAAGTGTTGCAGGCGGAATTTGAGCAACCTTATTTTTTCGCTATCAAGCAGTTTTTGTTGCAAGAAAAACAAGCAGAACACACGGTATATCCACAAGGGAAGCTGATTTTTAATGCATTTGAGCAAACATCTTTTGAAAAAGTAAAAGTGGTGATTTTGGGGCAAGACCCCTATCACGGAGCCGGACAAGCACACGGTTTGTCGTTTTCTGTGCCGCTTGGCGTACCGCCGCCGCCTTCTTTGGTAAATATTTTTAAAGAAATCAAACAGGATACGGGTATTGAACCACCTACAAACGGCAATTTGGAGGCTTGGGCGCGACAGGGAGTGTTTTTACTGAATGCTATCCTGACAGTGCGTGCCAATACTGCGGCTTCGCATCAGCATATCGGGTGGCAAGATTTTACAGATGCCGTTATCCGCCGTTTGTCGGAGCAGCGCGAAGGGATAGTTTTTATGTTGTGGGGAAAATTTGCACAAAATAAAAAAAGCCTCATAGATGCTTCCAAACACTATATTTTGCAGGCGGCGCACCCTTCGCCATTGTCGGCGTTGAGTGGATTTTTTGGTTGCAAACATTTTTCAAAATGCAACGAATTGCTACAAGCCGCCGGAAAAAATCCGATAGACTGGCATTTATAA
- the pbpC gene encoding penicillin-binding protein 1C encodes MGIAAVFFLLLHILFPLRPHISHSVSVAAADGVPLYAFLSDDDKWRLKTELSEISTTLRKALIHKEDKYFYYHFGINPVAILRAAFNNMLLGKRSSGASTITMQVARLLEPKQRTYTNKLREVFRALQLEILYSKDEILQFYINLVPYGSNIEGIKSAAALYFGKSPALLSIAEITTLAIIPNRPSSLRLGDNNAYIVQERNRWLRRFAAEGVFTAAAIETALAEPLNARRQSMPRQAPHYSRRMKEAFPQMVNIHGSLRAEQQRKAEQIVQNFVRRTKRMHINNAAAIVINNRNKAVEVYVGSGDFFDTIDGGQVDGVKAVRSPGSTLKPFLYGLAFDKGIITPKTIISDVPVNYSGYMPANFDKQYNGYVSVEKALALSLNIPAVKVLNEVQLNDFIDLLVNGQCRQIERDRKKMGLSLALGGCGVRLEELSNLYAALARGGQFSRLKWLQGDSISREVPLLSASATYMLTRIMTQLQRPDLPAALASSSTVPRIAWKTGTSYGRRDAWSIGYNKNYTIGVWAGNFSGEGVAELTGADIATPLLFELFNAIDKASLDNKWLAAPLELDERWVCAQSGDIPNDFCEQRVLDYYIPAVSHVRTCRHREYVWVSADEKITYCTSCMPAEGAKRILYDRHTPEMIRYFEENHINYQQLPPHNPDCGRLLANQLPSITSLQNHSEYLLDSNDLQDLMLSCTVANDVERIFWFIDDKFYKAVAPQVSVSFTPHAGNIKISCADDKGRNSDIVIKVQFF; translated from the coding sequence ATGGGAATAGCGGCGGTGTTTTTTTTGCTGCTCCATATTTTATTCCCGTTGCGTCCTCATATTTCACATTCTGTGAGTGTGGCTGCCGCTGATGGTGTTCCTTTGTACGCTTTTTTGTCTGATGACGACAAATGGCGGCTGAAAACCGAACTTTCGGAAATCAGCACTACGCTGCGCAAAGCTCTTATCCACAAAGAAGACAAATATTTTTATTATCATTTCGGCATCAATCCGGTGGCGATACTGCGTGCCGCTTTTAATAATATGCTTTTGGGCAAACGAAGTTCGGGAGCTTCCACGATTACTATGCAGGTGGCGCGTTTGCTCGAACCCAAACAGCGCACTTATACCAACAAATTGCGCGAGGTGTTTCGGGCTTTACAATTAGAAATTCTTTATTCCAAAGACGAAATTTTACAATTTTATATCAATTTAGTGCCTTACGGTTCAAATATTGAAGGTATAAAATCGGCGGCGGCTTTGTATTTTGGCAAATCTCCTGCTTTGCTGAGTATTGCAGAAATTACTACACTTGCCATCATTCCCAACCGACCGAGTTCCTTGCGGTTAGGCGACAACAATGCTTATATCGTACAGGAGCGGAATCGCTGGCTGCGCCGTTTTGCCGCCGAAGGCGTATTTACTGCTGCCGCCATTGAAACGGCACTCGCCGAACCCCTCAACGCCCGCCGCCAAAGTATGCCGCGCCAAGCACCGCACTACAGCCGCCGTATGAAAGAGGCTTTTCCGCAAATGGTGAATATACACGGCTCGCTGCGGGCAGAGCAGCAGCGCAAAGCCGAGCAAATTGTACAAAATTTTGTGCGCCGCACCAAGCGTATGCACATCAATAATGCCGCCGCTATCGTTATTAACAACCGCAACAAAGCCGTAGAAGTATATGTGGGTTCGGGCGATTTTTTTGATACCATTGACGGCGGTCAGGTAGATGGCGTAAAAGCGGTGCGCTCGCCGGGCAGCACACTCAAACCGTTTTTGTACGGCTTGGCTTTTGATAAGGGCATCATCACACCAAAAACCATTATCAGCGATGTGCCCGTCAATTATAGTGGTTATATGCCTGCCAATTTTGATAAACAATACAATGGCTATGTGAGTGTGGAAAAAGCTTTGGCTTTGTCTTTAAATATTCCGGCGGTAAAAGTGCTGAATGAAGTGCAATTAAATGATTTTATAGATTTGTTAGTCAATGGTCAGTGCCGTCAGATTGAGCGCGACCGCAAAAAAATGGGTTTGTCTTTGGCTTTGGGCGGCTGTGGTGTGCGCTTGGAAGAATTGAGCAATTTGTACGCCGCCTTAGCGCGTGGGGGACAGTTTAGCCGCTTGAAGTGGTTGCAGGGCGACAGCATCAGCCGCGAAGTGCCTTTGTTGTCGGCATCGGCTACTTATATGCTCACGCGCATTATGACACAGCTCCAACGCCCCGACCTTCCGGCGGCTTTGGCGAGTAGCAGCACTGTGCCGCGTATTGCCTGGAAAACGGGTACTTCTTATGGGCGGCGCGATGCGTGGAGTATCGGCTACAACAAAAACTATACTATCGGCGTGTGGGCGGGTAACTTTTCGGGCGAAGGTGTTGCCGAACTCACAGGAGCAGATATAGCTACGCCTTTGCTGTTTGAATTATTTAATGCGATAGATAAAGCCTCTTTGGATAATAAATGGTTGGCGGCTCCGCTGGAGTTGGACGAAAGGTGGGTGTGCGCGCAAAGCGGCGATATACCGAATGATTTTTGCGAACAGCGCGTGTTGGATTATTATATTCCGGCAGTGAGCCATGTGCGCACTTGCAGGCATCGTGAGTATGTGTGGGTATCTGCTGACGAAAAAATAACCTACTGCACCTCCTGTATGCCCGCCGAAGGAGCAAAACGCATACTCTACGACCGGCATACCCCCGAAATGATTCGTTATTTTGAAGAAAATCATATCAATTATCAGCAATTACCGCCACACAACCCCGATTGTGGCAGATTACTCGCCAATCAACTTCCTTCTATCACCTCCTTACAAAATCATTCAGAATATTTATTAGATAGCAACGACCTGCAAGATTTGATGCTTTCGTGTACGGTTGCCAATGATGTAGAGCGTATTTTTTGGTTCATAGATGATAAATTTTATAAAGCCGTTGCGCCGCAGGTTTCTGTTTCTTTTACGCCTCATGCAGGCAATATCAAAATATCGTGTGCCGATGATAAAGGCAGAAACAGCGATATTGTAATTAAGGTGCAGTTTTTTTAA
- a CDS encoding shikimate dehydrogenase, translating to MLTPSLLHFTHLYGLIGYPLSHSFSKQFFNTKFKQLSLSATHHYDVFPLHQIEHFEKIHQYYPNLKGVNVTIPYKQSIFSFLTDIDSVAQAVGAVNCIYLSDNNIRKGYNTDVYGFEQSLLPLLPSVPVQALVLGNGGSAKAVVYVLKKLNIPYRIVSRQGADGGVLSYNDINEDILQEYHLIINTTPLGMYPNIVACPPLPYDALGKQHILYDLIYNPSETLFLQKGAEQGARIKSGLDMLYLQAEKSWEIWQGNDTFV from the coding sequence ATGCTAACTCCATCTTTGCTACATTTTACTCATTTATACGGACTTATTGGCTATCCATTATCTCATTCTTTTTCTAAACAATTTTTTAATACAAAATTTAAACAATTATCACTTTCTGCCACTCACCACTACGATGTTTTTCCTTTACACCAAATAGAGCATTTTGAAAAGATACATCAATATTACCCTAATTTGAAAGGCGTAAATGTTACTATTCCTTATAAACAAAGTATTTTTTCTTTTTTAACTGATATTGACTCCGTTGCACAAGCAGTGGGCGCAGTTAATTGTATTTATCTGTCGGATAACAATATCCGAAAAGGCTATAATACAGATGTATATGGATTCGAACAATCGCTTTTGCCTTTGTTGCCTTCGGTGCCTGTGCAGGCGTTGGTGTTGGGAAACGGCGGTTCTGCCAAAGCGGTAGTATATGTATTGAAAAAACTAAATATACCTTATCGAATTGTGTCGCGACAAGGGGCTGATGGCGGTGTTTTGAGTTATAATGATATAAATGAGGATATATTACAGGAATATCATTTGATTATTAATACTACGCCTTTGGGAATGTATCCGAATATTGTTGCTTGCCCGCCTTTGCCTTACGATGCGTTGGGGAAGCAGCATATTTTGTATGACCTTATTTATAATCCTTCCGAAACCTTATTTTTACAAAAAGGGGCTGAACAAGGGGCACGCATCAAATCGGGTTTGGATATGTTGTATTTACAAGCAGAAAAATCGTGGGAAATATGGCAAGGAAATGATACATTTGTTTAA